One Cucumis sativus cultivar 9930 chromosome 1, Cucumber_9930_V3, whole genome shotgun sequence DNA segment encodes these proteins:
- the LOC101205655 gene encoding kinetochore protein SPC25 homolog: MENKANDSVRARLEKLRILRENEIPVQQQKMESFADSFYKSVESISVRSRANALSQGKLGELKARLRETEDELVKALAVKTRKEAKRLTIIDSIATSKSRTEELRNTLQDCKARRDEYATIISQQSLVLSSSERKETQESECRNEIQEAISWYKRVLDFHIEGGYGVKFSFKKINIDNPDEEYSFTIRHANDTYMLLDCNPSLSDIKELIHELNKTNGLFKLVRIMRRRFQEAAAEGAGAPALSLHQGSSVISTSAPVLSSSTEGSESSTEEINIDEVEETNKHSKNILPRKNPAIHSSGSAFSLRRSPRFKVRK, encoded by the exons ATGGAGAACAAGGCGAATGATTCTGTTCGTGCGAGGTTGGAAAAACTTCGAATCCTTCgtgaaaatgaaattccaGTTCAGCAGCAAAAGATGGAGTCCTTCGCGGATTCATTTTACAAATCAGTGGAATCGATCAGTGTAAGGTCCCGAGCAAATGCCCTAAGTCAAG GCAAACTGGGGGAACTAAAAGCGAGGCTGAGGGAGACGGAAGATGAACTGGTTAAAGCTCTTGCAG TGAAGACTCGTAAAGAGGCCAAACGCCTCACAATCATCGACTCCATTGCAACTTCAAAATCCAGAACAGAAGAGCTCAGGAATACTTTACAAGACTGCAAAGCAAGGAGGGATGAATATGCTACAATTATATCTCAGCAATCCTTAG TTCTATCTTCATCTGAACGCAAGGAAACCCAGGAGAGCGAGTGCAGAAATGAAATACAAGAGGCTATTTCTTGGTACAAAAGGGTTCTTGATTTTCATATTGAAGGAGGATATG GGGTGAAATTctctttcaagaaaataaatatagacaATCCTGATGAAGAATATTCTTTTACGATCCGTCATGCAAATGATACTTATATGT TGTTAGATTGTAACCCATCCTTGTCAGATATTAAGGAGTTGATACATGAATTAAATAAGACAAATGGTTTGTTCAAGCTCGTCAGGATCATGAGACGGAGATTCCAGGAGGCTGCAGCAGAAG GAGCTGGGGCTCCAGCATTGTCTCTCCACCAAGGTTCATCAGTAATCTCTACGTCAGCCCCAGTCTTGTCATCATCAACCGAGGGAAGTGAATCTTCAACTGAAGAAATTAACATAGATGAAGTTGAGGAAACCAACAAACATTCTAAGAACATTTTACCCAGAAAGAACCCAGCTATCCACTCCAGTGGATCTGCATTTTCTTTGCGTCGATCTCCTCGTTTTAAG GTCAGGAAATAA